The following are encoded together in the Candidatus Methylomirabilis lanthanidiphila genome:
- the mtnW_1 gene encoding 2,3-diketo-5-methylthiopentyl-1-phosphate enolase, with protein MDDTWKDYVIATYRLGGGGDWTRKAETIALGMTVGSWPGLSAARQAALQRHVGRVVAVDAGLIRIAYPLANLTPDLPALLTASFGKLSMDGKIRLLDLTLPPSFATAFPGRF; from the coding sequence GTGGACGACACCTGGAAAGACTACGTGATTGCGACCTATCGGCTCGGCGGCGGAGGCGATTGGACGCGGAAGGCCGAGACGATCGCACTGGGCATGACGGTCGGCAGTTGGCCCGGCCTGTCCGCCGCACGACAGGCGGCCCTTCAGCGTCACGTCGGTCGCGTGGTAGCGGTGGACGCGGGCCTGATTCGGATCGCCTACCCCCTCGCAAATCTCACGCCCGACCTGCCGGCGTTGCTGACTGCCTCCTTTGGCAAGCTCTCCATGGACGGGAAGATCCGCCTGCTGGATCTGACCCTGCCGCCCAGCTTTGCCACCGCCTTTCCCGGACGTTTCTGA
- a CDS encoding HicB yields the protein MAQPHDKYTYRVTWSEDDAEYVGLCAELPSLSWLARTPETALRGIRKLVREVVADLRRHAEPVPAPLATRHFSGKFMVRVPPAVHRQLAIEAAESGVSLNRLVSAALSRST from the coding sequence ATGGCACAGCCACATGACAAATATACCTATCGGGTGACCTGGTCGGAAGACGATGCCGAATACGTAGGACTGTGCGCTGAGCTGCCGAGCCTGAGCTGGCTGGCGCGTACGCCGGAGACGGCGTTGAGGGGCATCCGGAAGCTCGTGCGCGAGGTGGTGGCCGATTTGCGTCGCCACGCAGAACCGGTCCCAGCGCCGCTCGCCACCAGGCATTTCAGCGGCAAGTTCATGGTCCGTGTCCCACCCGCCGTGCATCGGCAACTGGCTATAGAGGCCGCTGAATCCGGGGTGAGTCTCAATCGGCTGGTCAGCGCAGCGCTCAGTCGCTCAACCTAG
- the mtnW_2 gene encoding 2,3-diketo-5-methylthiopentyl-1-phosphate enolase translates to MDDTWKDYVIATYRLAGGGDWTRKAETIALGMTVGSWPGLSAARQAALQRHVGRVVSVDAGLIRIAYPLANLTPDLPSLLTATFGKLSMDGKIRLLDLTLPPTFAAAFPGPQLGVDGVRERLGVHGRPLLMSIFKSCVGLTLAELTEGFFQQALGGVDLIKDDEIFFNDTDAPFEQRLEACLQTAERARRETGQTVLYAINLTGPVHRLPEKARRAVQLGANALLINVLPYGFDLLQRLAEDPEITVPLVAHPALAGALYPSDDYGIAAPLLLGTLMRLAGADLVLFPSPYGGMALDRTQALDLAQRLTDRGGLPDRPSFPVPSAGIHPGLVPHMMDDFGLDVVINAGGGIHGHPGGAAAGGRAFRAAIAASVAGVPLEQAAAESSDLRIALDQWGGGTPRIPKGFPVA, encoded by the coding sequence GTGGACGATACCTGGAAAGACTACGTTATTGCGACCTATCGCCTGGCGGGCGGAGGCGATTGGACGCGGAAGGCCGAGACGATCGCGCTGGGCATGACGGTCGGCAGTTGGCCCGGCCTGTCCGCCGCGAGGCAGGCGGCCCTTCAGCGTCACGTTGGCCGCGTCGTGTCGGTGGACGCGGGCCTGATTCGCATCGCCTACCCGCTCGCGAATCTCACGCCCGACCTCCCTTCGCTGCTCACTGCCACCTTTGGTAAGCTGTCCATGGATGGGAAGATCCGCCTGCTGGATCTCACCCTGCCGCCCACCTTCGCCGCCGCCTTTCCTGGGCCGCAACTGGGGGTAGATGGGGTGCGCGAGCGGCTTGGGGTCCACGGCCGCCCGTTGCTTATGAGCATCTTCAAGTCCTGTGTGGGCCTGACGCTGGCCGAGCTGACTGAGGGCTTTTTTCAGCAGGCGTTGGGCGGTGTGGACCTGATCAAGGACGACGAGATCTTCTTTAACGACACCGACGCGCCCTTCGAGCAGCGGTTGGAGGCGTGCCTGCAAACGGCTGAGCGGGCGCGGCGGGAGACAGGTCAGACGGTGCTGTATGCGATCAACCTGACCGGCCCGGTACATCGGCTTCCCGAGAAGGCCAGACGGGCGGTGCAGCTTGGCGCCAATGCGCTGCTTATTAATGTCCTGCCCTACGGATTTGATCTCTTGCAGCGGCTGGCCGAGGATCCGGAGATCACGGTGCCCCTCGTGGCCCACCCGGCGCTGGCCGGAGCGCTCTATCCGTCCGACGACTACGGCATCGCTGCGCCCCTGTTGTTGGGGACGCTGATGCGGCTGGCCGGGGCCGACCTGGTGCTGTTCCCGTCCCCGTATGGCGGAATGGCCCTGGACCGGACCCAGGCCCTGGATCTGGCCCAGCGACTGACGGACAGGGGTGGCCTGCCCGACCGCCCAAGCTTTCCGGTCCCCTCGGCGGGGATCCATCCGGGCCTGGTGCCGCACATGATGGACGATTTCGGTCTCGATGTCGTGATCAATGCGGGAGGCGGCATTCACGGTCATCCGGGCGGTGCGGCTGCGGGTGGGCGGGCCTTTCGCGCGGCGATCGCCGCCAGCGTAGCCGGCGTTCCTCTGGAGCAGGCCGCTGCGGAGAGTAGCGATCTGCGGATAGCCCTTGACCAATGGGGTGGTGGTACGCCCAGGATCCCTAAAGGATTTCCGGTGGCATGA
- the mtnX_1 gene encoding 2-hydroxy-3-keto-5-methylthiopentenyl-1-phosphatephosphatase produces the protein MSRKTVIFCDFDGTAAEQEVIVSLFQAFGPPGWEAVRDAIIAGTMSVREGVGGIFARIPSSRVPEMIEHARRIATLRLGFMEFLDYCRVHGHRFLLTSGGVDFFIYPILDGLLSRDQIYCNGSDCSGPTVRILWSHACDGQCRADCGMCKPSIMRRFPPEQYHRVVVGDGVTDLQAAKLADLVVARDLLVVKCREVGISYQPFETFYDVMAVLDRMGAEAYR, from the coding sequence ATGAGCCGGAAGACAGTCATCTTCTGCGACTTCGACGGGACCGCTGCTGAGCAGGAGGTCATTGTTTCGCTCTTTCAGGCGTTCGGGCCGCCCGGATGGGAGGCGGTGCGCGACGCGATCATCGCCGGGACGATGAGCGTACGGGAGGGGGTCGGCGGTATCTTTGCCCGGATTCCGTCGTCCCGGGTCCCGGAGATGATCGAGCATGCTCGACGGATCGCTACCCTGCGGCTCGGGTTTATGGAGTTTCTGGACTACTGTCGGGTGCATGGCCACCGATTTCTGCTGACCAGCGGCGGGGTCGACTTCTTCATCTACCCCATTCTGGATGGGCTCCTGTCGCGGGACCAGATCTACTGCAATGGGAGCGATTGCAGTGGTCCCACGGTACGTATCCTCTGGTCCCATGCGTGCGACGGGCAGTGTCGGGCCGACTGCGGGATGTGCAAGCCCAGCATCATGCGGCGCTTTCCGCCCGAGCAATACCACAGGGTGGTGGTAGGAGACGGCGTGACAGACCTGCAAGCGGCCAAGCTGGCCGACCTGGTGGTGGCGCGCGACCTGCTGGTCGTCAAGTGCCGAGAGGTCGGGATTTCTTATCAGCCATTTGAGACGTTCTACGATGTCATGGCGGTGCTCGATCGTATGGGGGCAGAGGCGTACCGATGA
- a CDS encoding methylthioribulose-1-phosphate dehydratase: MTMAHHATEQARTALADITVEFARRRWFPGTSGNLSARVSAPGEPLLLLVSTSGRDKASMTAADFLLVDGSLQPVEPGGQPVVSPAELRPSAETAVHARIYEATACGCVVHVHTVWNNLIAELFASQGEVVLRDLEMLKGLDIWEEAAAIRVPIVENLFHLPTLAAAVVARMTDPRVPGVLIRRHGLYAWGANPFEAKRHVEAFEFMWEYLCRWRSVQQGSPLTALVEAATRGAS, translated from the coding sequence ATGACGATGGCGCACCACGCCACAGAGCAGGCCCGAACAGCCCTGGCCGACATCACGGTCGAGTTCGCTCGTCGGAGATGGTTTCCCGGGACCAGCGGCAACCTCTCGGCGCGGGTCAGCGCCCCAGGCGAGCCGCTCCTGCTGCTCGTCTCCACCAGTGGCCGGGATAAGGCGTCGATGACGGCAGCCGACTTCCTGCTCGTGGACGGATCGCTTCAACCGGTGGAGCCCGGAGGTCAGCCTGTGGTGAGCCCAGCCGAACTACGCCCTTCGGCCGAAACAGCGGTTCATGCGCGCATCTACGAGGCCACGGCGTGCGGCTGCGTTGTGCACGTACACACCGTATGGAACAACCTGATCGCGGAACTGTTCGCCTCCCAGGGCGAGGTTGTGCTTCGGGACCTTGAAATGCTCAAAGGACTCGACATCTGGGAGGAAGCGGCCGCGATCCGGGTTCCCATTGTCGAGAATCTTTTTCATCTGCCCACCTTGGCGGCGGCCGTCGTCGCGCGGATGACCGATCCGCGGGTACCCGGCGTGCTCATCCGACGCCATGGCCTGTATGCCTGGGGTGCGAACCCGTTCGAGGCCAAGCGGCACGTGGAGGCCTTCGAGTTCATGTGGGAGTACCTGTGTCGGTGGCGGTCCGTTCAGCAGGGGAGCCCTCTGACAGCGTTAGTCGAAGCGGCGACAAGGGGCGCCTCGTAG
- a CDS encoding acireductone dioxygenase — MATIRLGRDHRPIETPAEMASFLEGEGLVYRNWDVSKLREGLRNNYALTEAEKTEILAAFMEEIDALKAEGGYVAADVVVLFEKTPDLETLLGKFSREHHHSENEVRFVVDGHGIFTIRGRTGRYIELAVGPGDLITVPAGIRHWFNLAGDRRIKCIRLFQDPSGWAAIYEEPPAHDPPVRP; from the coding sequence ATGGCGACAATCAGGTTGGGCCGAGATCACCGGCCCATCGAAACGCCCGCGGAGATGGCGAGCTTTCTCGAGGGCGAGGGTCTTGTCTACCGCAACTGGGATGTGTCGAAGCTGCGAGAAGGGCTACGGAACAACTATGCCCTGACCGAGGCTGAAAAGACGGAAATCCTGGCAGCGTTCATGGAAGAGATAGACGCGCTCAAGGCCGAAGGCGGATATGTGGCGGCCGATGTCGTTGTTTTATTCGAGAAGACCCCCGATCTGGAGACACTGCTCGGCAAGTTCAGCCGGGAACATCACCATAGCGAGAACGAGGTACGATTCGTAGTTGACGGTCACGGTATCTTCACGATCCGCGGGCGGACTGGCCGCTACATCGAGCTGGCGGTGGGCCCCGGCGATCTGATCACCGTGCCTGCGGGGATCCGCCACTGGTTCAACCTGGCTGGGGATCGGCGGATCAAATGCATCCGCCTCTTCCAGGACCCTTCGGGCTGGGCCGCCATCTACGAAGAACCCCCGGCTCACGACCCTCCGGTCCGTCCCTAA
- a CDS encoding protein crcB — protein sequence MEKVLLIGIGGFLGSVARYLISGYIQDRTGEIFPFGTLAVNVIGCFVIGGLSELAEARAFLSPETRALVVVGVLGGFTTFSTFGNETVNLLRDGEWAFAVMNLLTHAVLAIGAVWVGRATAHAVWR from the coding sequence GTGGAGAAGGTTCTACTCATTGGTATTGGGGGGTTTCTCGGCTCGGTCGCTCGCTACCTGATTAGCGGGTATATTCAGGATCGGACGGGCGAAATCTTCCCTTTCGGCACCCTGGCGGTCAACGTAATCGGCTGCTTTGTGATCGGGGGCCTTTCCGAGCTGGCAGAGGCGCGCGCCTTCCTGTCGCCGGAGACGCGCGCGTTGGTCGTGGTCGGGGTGCTAGGCGGGTTCACAACCTTTTCGACCTTCGGCAACGAGACGGTCAACCTGCTACGGGACGGCGAGTGGGCATTTGCCGTCATGAATCTACTGACCCATGCGGTGTTGGCGATCGGGGCGGTCTGGGTCGGCCGGGCGACGGCGCATGCCGTCTGGAGGTAA
- a CDS encoding endoribonuclease L-PSP: protein MPREAITTEKAPQAIGPYEQAIKCNGLLFTSGQIALDPATGTLIDGDISAQTRQVLDNLKAVLEAGGSSLKHVIKATVYLTDLNNFAKMNEVYAEYLGEVKPARSTVGVATLPRGAGVEIDLVATTL, encoded by the coding sequence ATGCCACGTGAGGCAATAACTACCGAGAAAGCACCACAGGCAATCGGACCATATGAGCAGGCCATCAAATGCAATGGCCTGCTCTTTACATCCGGACAGATCGCGCTGGACCCGGCCACCGGGACGCTGATCGATGGCGATATTTCGGCTCAGACCCGTCAGGTCCTGGACAATCTCAAGGCGGTCCTGGAGGCCGGGGGAAGCTCCCTCAAACATGTCATCAAGGCCACGGTCTACCTGACCGATCTGAACAACTTCGCGAAGATGAACGAGGTCTACGCCGAGTATCTGGGGGAGGTCAAGCCCGCCCGCTCGACAGTCGGCGTCGCCACCCTGCCTCGCGGCGCCGGCGTCGAAATCGACCTCGTGGCGACGACGCTGTAG